The sequence GCACAGTTCTGATTAGACGGTTCTGAGATGTGAATGCTGAACAGCTTCTGGTCATTCTGAGGTTGTGATTGGGTTGCCACCCTCTTTATAGTGAAATAAGGCCCACCTCCCAAGCTCCCTAGCTCCTGCAGCAAGTCCTACATCTCTCCCTGGTGATCCAGTGATATGGGGGAATCCAGCGAGCTGATAGTGCATGGTGCAACACACCATTGTGTTGCGCAAGTGCCTGTGATAATGAAGGGGAGATCATGTTAAAACATGAAAACAGGTCAATATTGGGTTGACCAAGATCGTGTAATAGAAAGCAAACAAGGCCAGTGGCTAGTTTTGCAGCATGGGGGAGTCCATGAATGTTAGAACAGTGCAATACGGACCAAGATTGTGTAATAAAGCTCAAACAGGGCCAAGTGTGGCAGGAAAGAGGAGCCCAGGCATAATATATTTGACTTTTCAATAGCCCATCCATACCGTAGATACATTTATAGGTACATTAGCCTGATAATTTTCACATATACACAACCCCCTCcttcccccccaaacacacaataTACCTTTCTAatttgagctggctcttgagcacAAGAATGTCATTACTTATAATTCcttttatgagtacatgactataaactacttgaacttgaacttgaacataTCCATGCACATCACACAGAAGGAATTGCCTTTTCATATGGTATTGCTttatcatactgtatgtgtataatgtattgtttttatgtcGTCAAAGCAGCCAGACCTCATAAAGGAAGCTAACACGGCCCTCATCATCCTCTGATTTAACACCATACTACCTTGGCAGAGCATAGATTATATTTGTTTTTACATAGCCTAACtctacacacataacataacattttgatagttaagtataagtatatatacttttttgatcccgtgagggaaatttggtctctgcatttaacccaatcggtgaattagtgaaacacaaacagcacacagtgaacacacagtgaggtgaagcacacactaatcccggcgcagtgagcggcctgcttcaacggcggcgcagtgaggggttaggtgccttgctcaagggcacttcagccgcagcccactggtcggggctcgcaccggcaaccctccggttacaagaccagagtgctaaccagtgggccacggctgcccctagtccagagtgctaaccagtgggccacggctgcccctagtccagagtgctaaccagtgggccacggctgcccctagtccagagtgctaaccagtgggccacggctgccccggaTGCAGGGGTCTGAGCAGAGAAGCAGTGGGAGTAGGGTCATAGGGTCCAATATCTTCACCAATGGACTGGCTTGGACTGTGGCCGTATGGGGGAGATGACTCAGTTATGAATAGTGTAATATTGTTAATAAGACTTCCTACGGGTGGCAATAATTGTGACAATTTTTTAGAGGACAATTATGTCTTGAGGGATGCCTTTTCCTCGTAATAATTTGACTTTGATTAAAGGTTGTGTTCTTTAAGTGTAAGAGTAAGCTAATTCACTACAAGTTGAATTTCCTAAAACACGTTTCACTAATCTTTACCAGGGATGCCAATGATTTTGGAGGACACTGTATGGTCTAtccgtgtaggcctactctccTAAGGCAATCCTGACTTCAGGAATTGTTTTATGCCAGTGCATGTTTTAACTTACAGCAAATTAGGTGCAGCGGGGATGTGGTGGAACATGGAATGTTGTCCTTGGAATACCATCTTTGTCATTTGGACTTTAAAATATAGTCACATCATGCTTCGCCTGCATGTGCTGGACTAAATGAGTGGTAAAAATAACTCTCAGAGGGACACCACTTTTTAAGACTAATGATGTCATGAAGTATGACGTACTGTAGAGAATGATTTCCTGATGCCCTGGAAGGTCTGAATTCCTGGACAGCCATCAATGAAGATGCATCCTTGTTGGAGCCTGAGTTCTGTTCTTGAGTTGGAGGAATAACTGGAATAACTTTATGAAGTTATTAACTTGGTTTTAACAAGACTGGACAAGTTGTCCACGTGGGATGTCCATCCTCTTGTTCAGTGGGTTTTCCTGTCAGAACTCTGAGGGTGTGATACTGGTTTAGTCCACCAGATGGTGCCATTTCAAACAGCATTTGTTTCTTCCCCTCTTTGTCCCTGACCTGTGTTAACTGACTTCTGTGTCCAGTGTTAGCTGCTATGCTGTGTTACCTAGCTGCCAAATCTGTGTACGTATGTACACCAGCACAATAGCAACAGCACAATAGCAACAGCACACTCTACAATCTTAGAATACAGCCAGTGCTGGTGGGCTGGATGaatcttgcacatctggcaaggcacaatctGAATTGTGTTAAACCTGTTAACTTTTGAGTAACATATAGTGCCATCCAGGTAATGTCTTTTCCAGtaaagaccttgaatatttcaggaaaaaaaTACCAAAATTAATTTTCttcatatttaaacagtatttgtccatagaggaagagtccaggtgctaaaattgCCTGTCTACAGTacagacctgtcaaattaggtgcatgaaaaacatgattaagtatagcccatactgttgagcaactgaaatcctatatcgggcatCCTACAGTACATAACATTCTATTCTCAAAActatggtctcctcagttcctaaacatttacagaacgTTGTTCAGTGAAGCAGCACCATGGTAAAACAGGTGAAGCAGCACCATGGTAAACATGCCTCGTCCCAACTTTCTTTGAAATTTGTTGCTGgcctcaaattcaaaattaatatatattttccatgaaatagtcaacattttcattttcaacatttgatatgttatgttgtctatgtcctttctgctgctaaatatgggtttacgacatttgtatattatcacattctgttgttatttgtatttaacatgtcgtcccaactttttctgatttggggttgtaccaGTAACCTGTATATGACATTTCTGAAACTGAATTCTATAGCCCATATGTGCATGCACCTTCACAATCCACATCTCGTTGCTGGGCTCACCATAGCTGACATCCATCTCTACCGTTAGGCTTACATTTCTCTCTTCAAATGGAGTATTAACACCACTCTCCACAGCAGCCAAACCAGTAAAGGCTGGGGATCCCTTTCAAAGACATCGACAATTAGTCTAGCATTATTCTTTTATTGTTTATGCCAAAATATGAGAATCTGTGGTGAGTTTCATAAAGGGcatgtctcctctcctcagatcctggtgaacatctaccgctgcaccatcgagagcatcctcaccaactgtgtcacagtttggtatggcaactgctctgcctaagaccgaaaagcactgcagagggtggtgaaaactgcccaacgtaTCACCTTCCTCAGGTTCCTCACttccctccatcgaggccatccaggggaaacgatgcttgcgtaaggcgcgcagcatcaaagactgttctcaccccaaccacagactgttcaccccactcccctctggGAGGTGCTACAGGTCCCTCTGCATcccttctgtttgtttgtgcatgtgtgtcaccTACACTGAAAAAAAAGAATTCGCTGGATTTACTTGATTTTTATCAGGTACATCGGTTGCACATGAATGAATTGTCTAGAATTAGTCCAGCATTTCTCTTTCGGTTTACAAAATTGACTCATGTTGTGATAAAGTAATTCCAATGACATTGATTAGGCTTACATGAAATATTCATGCAATTTCAATGTAATTATGTTATACAGGTACATGTACTGAGAGTAGGCATTCAGTTGTTCTTAGTATTGCAACATCATCAATGTTAAAGGAAGATAACTTTGATATTTAAGACTTAAAGATGAAGTCTTAGGGCCCGTCCCAATACTTCCCCtacccctagatttttgccctaaccctcgtttttgcgcgtgcacgtgtagggctagggtgtcccattactttagggagTAAGGGGTAATGCTATTTCccccttaaaatcaaccctcaaaatatagccaggaccgatgcaggcttaaaaacgaagtgggagatgaaattacccaggataccgtgCTCAGTGAGTCGGTCATTTTGTTCATATATTTTCgcaaataagcatattaaaatttcgaaatatgttggaatatgttagtttgatACACATCTGATGTactgttgagttttgaacactaatgttagaaaatatctcgcaaagctatctgacgatgttcatgatatctgctgattgctttgagagagtctgcccatcaaataacTTTATAAATCAATCTGGGTAGTTTCGTCAATATTTAGGATGTGTGTTCTGGCGTTCACATGAACACGAATGTCTTTGTTGATTAACCAGACGTAGataaaccagcacagcccacacaacaatgaccgctggaatgggcatgttcctgaattttacttttttgcagtgtatgtgtctgtataatTCACTCCTGATGATAACACACCCCACTATCTTTGTGGcaagggcagccatggcctacccctcactgctccccgagcgccgctattcttgcagacagctcactgcaccgggattagtgtgtgcttcacctcactgtgtgttcactgtgtgctgagtgtgtttcactaattcacggattgggataaatgcagaaaccaaatttccctcatgggatcaaaagagtatatatacttatacttatatatacactTATGTGTGTGCAGAGTTTCCTGTGGATGTTGCATTAAAAGATAAAGGAATGTTGCAAAATGTATTGCATCATGCATATTCTGTTGAGATCCGATTTGAAATGGCTTAGCACTCTACCTGCTAGTTAGACTGGTGGCAGCAGCCACTAATACAGCTACGCCACTCTCACTGGCTTTTGTTGGGTGTTCACTGGGAGATACGCTGTGATGCTTCATTTCTAACCACAGGAAGTGTggcctgtgtgtctgcataATTGACTTGTGAGTGAAGCAAGGATAACACACCCCACTATCTTTGTGGCAAGTGTACAGAGTTTCCTGTGAATGTTGCATTAAAAGAGAAAGGAAGGTTGCAAAATGTCCTTTAATAGGAACAATGATTCAATAGTCAGGTCAGCTTTAGAGTGTGTGAATGGGTCTGTTGAATGCTCAGTCTACCAAAACATATGTCTGTGAAAAGGTAAGATTCTTCTACTCGTGGTCATATTACTCACTGTCATATTACATCATGCCTCTCACGTGGACTTGCACTCAATATAAACGTCTTTAAAGTGTGTTACTATGAATTGTGAATTTAATTTGTTGGATGTGAACCATCCTCTGCATCTGTATGTTGAGAGGCACTGGCAAAAGAGTGACTGGTGAGTTCTGTCTTGATGTACATATTTGTTGGCCTGTATTGGCATTGCAGATGCGCTCTTGGATATTTCATCAGCACTCATCCATGGTGACTGTGGCATTGGGGATTACTTTCATTGCAATAAGTAATGGTGAGTTATCCACAATGACATTGGTTTTGCACTATTATAcatcacacaaaaacaaagattCTGATGCACTCAACAACATGGGATTTTGCTTCTTTATGGTATACATAACAAAATGACAAGGGACAAAACGAAACGTTGCTGTGTATCAAGGTACTTTGTTGTAAGTCAAGGTGCTTGCAGCCATTTCAAGTGTATTACCCAGTATGTTATTATTTTGTGTGAAAGTAGGATTCAAAAGGCTATGCTTATAATATGTCTGCCCCTTGTTCAGATTTGCTTCCAAGTCGAATGGGCGTTCAGGCCTGGACTTATAATTACACCACAGACCCCTTGGACTGGGATTCGGCTCGACTCTACTGCAAGAAGCACTTCACCGACATGGTGGCAATCCAGAACAAGGATGAAATCGCCTACCTCAACAAGACGCTGCCTAAGCCTGACAAAGGCTACTACTGGATCGGCATCCGGAAGCGGCAGGAGAAGTGGACCTGGGTGGGCACCAATAAGGTCCTGACACCCGAGGCGGAGAACTGGGCCATGGGGGAGCCCAATGACTTGGGCGACGGGCAGGACTGTGTGGAGATCTACATCAAGAGACACAAGGACACGGCAAAATGGAATGATGAAAACTGCAAGAACAAAAAGGGAACTATCTGCTACACAGGTTAGAATAATTCATAATTAATTTAACACGAATTGCAAGTTCTGATGTGATAAAAACTAGAAATGCTTAGTCACTCAGTGGCATATAAATGCAGGTTATAGTAAGAGTAAAACAAGATTCTtaattatttcatttattttatatgaatTGCAAGAATATTTATTCTTATGagatgaaacaaaaacaaactgctTTATCAATGGCATACTGAGATGCAGGTGCAATatgaatacatttttttaaatgtatttagtatttacaATCAGACTATTTACTTTGAAGTGCATCCTGTATCGGAGAGTAGCACTGAGTGATTTGTGGGGTTGAGTGTtggacctttgtgtgtgtgtttctgttttaacTCCAAAAGCCTCATGCTCTAAGAAGTCCTGTCAGAATGGGACGTGTGTGGAGACCATTGGAGACTTTAAGTGCAGGTGTTACCTTGGCTTTGAAGGCCCTCGCTGTGAgagaggtaagtgtgtgtgtgtagttaaaAACCCACATGCCTCACATCGACTATCTCACACATTTTCTCATCAGTGTCAGAGGGTAATGTAACCGTTTAGATGTTAGATGTTAgatgttaaaggagaaatcctgtgatttttcacatagatctccgagGTCACTGAGTAGGCCCTACTGTCGGtacgagaaaaaaaagaaaaagcctCCAGGCAGCTACGGTGCTACagtctgggggcatgttcatgggcccccatgttcatggcccaagagtgtagtgctgtagctcAGTGACATTGAGAAATGTAGGTGAAAAATAGCCGGATTTCAGCTTTAATATTAAAATATAAGGCATGCTCACATTGAATTTCCATACACAATTCAATAAATGTTTGATGAAATACTGTATGTAGCACCTAAGGCCCTAGCTTGGCTCCCAACTCGGCCAAACAGAGTTTCACTCGCCTTTACACttaccaacaacaacactctTGTAAATTATTAGAAAACAAGTTTGCAGTCAGTTTCTTCATAGTGTAAAGGCATTACGCAATGCTGTCCACACCTTGTACTATTATGGAGTGATCGACTAATTGACCTGCTTGACCTGCAGCTGTGGAGTGTCCAGCAGTGTCTGATGTCCCTAGTGGAGGAAGCATGAACTGCAGTCACCCCATTCCTCCCCACAGATGCAACTCCACCTGTGAATTCAGGTGTGATGAAGGCTTCCTGCTCCAGGGAGCTCAGAGAACAGAATGTGATGCCACAGGCCAGTGGACACACCCAGCCCCCAACTGCACAGGTACAgaatcacacaaaaacacacattattGAAGACACAGTAAATGTATATTTTTCCATTTAGAATAGAACACAACAGAGATACTGCTGGGCCTTATGTTTTGTTGCAccagttgtttttatttttggttGCTGATCAGTCAGTGTGAAAAATATGAAAAGATCACTGAGATGAATGAAAGAGTACTGGCTGGATGAGAACATTTTCAGGGTGAATTTGCATAATGTTTTAGACATTAGTATAAATTTCTTTACTCCCTCCCTTTACCAAAATGCTTTCTCGCTATCATTTACCAAAAGTGACTTTGTTTTGCTactcattttttgcagtgtgtctGCAGAGTGAACAATGACAATTTGCTTTAGAGAAGTGGGACCTGCCAGTTTGGAGCAGTTGTGCAACCCTTGCAAACTCACAGACCTCTGGCGCCATAGAGTTACAGACTAGGGACACGCCTTCGTTAGAGCAATCTCACAGAATCATTTTGTTCTTTTGGAGTACCCCACCCAGAGATTTAAAACAGCCTATGGCCGACTGTCCTTCTCATTCATTAGCTGATTTGGTCTCCTGAATCAGTACCACAGGAGAACTTCAACTTCAGTAATGACCCAAGAACTAGTCTGCATCACTGTTgtcatgcatactgtatgtatatgtggTTTTGATTATGTGTGAATGagcgtctgtgtttgtgtgtgtgtgtttgttgttaacCATGCTTACCCTTTCTCTAGTGGTCACCTGTGATCCTCTGCTGGTGCCTTCTGAAGTTCACTTCACCTGTGAAAACCCACTGGGTGCCTCATCCTACAACTCTACCTGCAATTTCTCCTGTAAGGCGGGTCATACTCTGACGGGACCAGCCAACCTCACCTGCCTGGCGTCTGGAGCCTGGTCAGCAGCAGCACCTGTGTGTGAAGGTGAGACCCTTCTGTCAGCAGGATGCTGGTGAGACTGTGTACACTTCAGATAGCTGGATAGTGTAAGACACTGAGGTGTATGATGAGTTCTGATGAATGGCATAGGCCTGACataacataaatacaaacatgaAAACAGGTGCATGAACAAAAACAGAGAACTTCTttttccaaaattcaagatCATGAAATACATTCACGTTTTCTATATAAAGGCCTTAATGTCCAGTTATGCTCTTCAAACAACCTTCATGATCACactgcaaataaataaaataaaataaataataaacaaataattataTTGTACTCCATTGCCAAAAGTGGCAGTGCCTTTGTAAAAAGAATACACAGTTTGTGGCATTCATTGTCTTTTGATATTCTTCAGTGGTACGCTGTGGCCAACTAAATGCCCCTCTTAATGGCAAGCTACAGTGTCAGGACCCTTTGGAGAAGTTCAGCTACAACTCCACCTGCTGGTCAGAGTGTGATAGCGGCTTCATCCTCAAGGGAAGCAGCTCCACCCACTGCTCCACCCGAGGCCGGTGGAGCCATGCCCTTCCTGTTTGCCAGGGTAAAGAAACACTCAACATAAGCTTCTGttctctcttctgtctgtctaGAAACTCACCAACTTCATTGCCCATAACTGCACAGATTCCACCACAGCATTTACTTCTCACCAGTCTGGAAACCAGTCTCTATGTCTAGCCTCTCAtgtctctgtctcattctccAGCTGTGGAGTGTCCAGCAGTGTCTGATGCCCCCAGTGGAGGAAGCATGAACTGCAGCCACCCCATTTCTCCCAACAGCTTCAACTCCACCTGTGAATTCAGGTGTGATGAAGGCTTTCTGCTCCAGGGAGCTCAGAGCACAGAATGTGACGCCACAGGCCAGTGGACACACCCAGCCCCCAACTGCACAGGTACAGACACTGAGTGGTAACAGAGGTGTGCCAACATTAGCTGAGATAAAAGGAAATACAGCAAGTGCTGGATGTCAGTGTTCTTTGGTGTGATGATGTATATGCACAATATGCGTGTAATTATCATGAAAATATATTGTTCATGGATGTTGTTGGAGTCAGTTGTTCTCCCATGTGTTGCAGCTGTAAGGTGCGAACATTTAAAAGCCCCATCAAACGGCACATTAAGGTGTCAGGACCCCTTGGAGAAGTTCAGCTACAACTCCACCTGCTGGTCCGAGTGTGATAGCGGCTTCATCCTCAAGGGAAGCAGCTCCACCCACTGCTCCACCCGAGGCCGGTGGAGCCATGCCCTTCCTGTTTGCCAGGGTAAGAACCTTCAAACCATCCTTACAGTTATTTTCTCTATTGCTACAATACacttaaaggtatactatgcaggtttagttATTTTTGGTgagtgtagagctccctctagagtcgtgatgtgtttatatgttactctgctattgtaaatagcaaacttataccccctgtacacaatgcaaatgcttttgttgtggaggtgaaggattaacaacaggcaaaaactatggagctaaatttgtctcaataatatttgtatatgcgaataaaacgaaaactgtgtgctggtgatccacaaatgcaaaattagatttcacaaaggcaattttcagttttacaaatgccatttaatttacaaatacacatctacaattgtgaaaaccaatttacaagttacaaatatgatttttttatttgtggatgtcaaaacacaaatgcaagtcgagaaatatttgtggatgtcgccatctactggattgtGATTTCTGTGTGCCAgtgaattaaagtaggcctatttacgtgtggatttgtgtgactttcatgtgaagaacgtctcaaaaacacgtaactttggaaagtgaagaatgcgtgtgctggtgatccacaaatgcagaatcacatttcacaaattaaattttcggttttacaaatggcattttatttacaaatgcacatctatatttgtaaaaatcaatatacgagttacaaatatgatttttttatttgtagatatcaaaacacacatgcaaatcaagaaatatttgtggatccccctctgcgcatatacaaatattattgagacaaatttagctccataaaaaactatctccaaagagcaatatctactgacaaggtaatgtttcacgattctcacgAGATTTGGCGGGGCGCCgctcttggaagttgcatggctggttttttCGGTATGGACTCGCTACTATGCTGTATACCTATGCTCggtgaacgattcgcctattacaagttcatttaccatcaaattggctttgtaaaggtgaaaatctttcatagtgtgcctttaatgaAACTGAGATCCACTCGATCTTCATCTTCACCTTCTTTCTTATCTCTAGATAATGTGTTAACACTTGGTTCCTCATGTTTTTTTACACcctttttcaaaacatttaacATAGCTCTCCTAAAAAGACTCCAAACTCTATTACCGGTAGTTTAACTGTGTTGAACAAATGGGAATCATATATTTTTAGCTATCAAATCAAGGCCGAGGCCCAAGACATACATTGTTAGGATAAATTAGTAGGCTACTCACTATAGTGCAAAATAATCGCTTGTTACATACTGGAAAATATGCTAAATAGTTAAATGTtttagagagaaagggagtgcagAGGTAAGATGATCTCAAGTGAAGAAACAAGAAACAATAACTTGGCTTGCACAATAATCTTATCTTGAGCCATCGCttacttaaaggagaagtttgccgtgatattgacctaaagtgtgttgaaacatgatgccaagtgtgaacttttgtctcatagctcatctcggcttgtcccctgcactccgaaatctggcgctagttagccgatgctaccaaaaggttttcaatgggggtgcctcgggcatcaggctagccatgcaaatgaatcactgttttacaccatttacgaggcttaaagtagctccacacttcattggtagacttccgagggccctgacatttaaaacgagacattgagaactttgaaaaagcactagtttatttacaagacgatttatacagacagtaccctcaggaagtttaccgttcacCGCAATCTTGAATTTAGCCACGaaaagtcgagcgacgagtacgaatgaacaggtatgataagggatcaaattccaaaaataattcagtggaaatgcatggattccagttgcttgcCCCATGCTCTGGCGCCATACAGTTACAGACTAGGGACACGCCTTCGTTAGAGCAATCGCACAAAATCATTTTGTTCTTTTGGAGTACCCCACCCAGAGTTTTAAAACAGCCTATGGCCGACTGTCCTTCTCATTCATTAGCTGATTTGGTCTCCTGAATCAGTGTCACAGGAGAACTTCAACTTCAGAAATTACCCAAGAACTAGTCTGCATCACTGTTgtcatgcatactgtatgtcagtttgtttatgtgtgaatgtgtgtgtgtgtgtgtgtgtgtgtgtgtgtgtttgtgtgtgtgtgtgtgtgtttgtgtgtgtgtgtgtgtgtgtgtgtgtgtgtgtgtgtgtgtgtgcgtgtgtgtttgtttgtgtgtgtgtgtgtgtgtgtgtgtgtgtgtgtgtgtgtgtgtgtgtgtttgtgttgttaacCATGCTTACCTTTTCTCCAGTGGTCACCTGTGATCCTCTGCTGGTGCCTTCTGAAGTTTACTTCACCTGTGAAAACCCACTGGGTGCCTCATCCTACAACTCTACCTGCAATTTCTCCTGTAAGGCGGGTCATACTCTGACGGGACCAGCCAACCTCACCTGCCTGGCGTCTGGAGCCTGGTCAGCAGCAGCACCTGTGTGTGAAGGTGAGACCCTTCTGTCAGCAGGATGTTGGTGAGACTGTATACACTTCAGGTGGCTGGATTGTGTAAGACACTGAGGTGTATGATGAGTTCTGATGAATGGCATAGGCCTGACAGAACATGAATACAAACATGAAAACAGGTGcataaacaaaaaaagagtACTTGTTTTAAGTCCCAAAATTCAAGATCATGAAATACATTCATGTGTTCTATAAAGGCCTTAATGCCCAGTTATGCCCTTCAAACAACCTTCATGATCACACTGCTTTCTGTAAATAATTATATTGTACTCCATTGCTAAAAGTGACAGTG is a genomic window of Alosa sapidissima isolate fAloSap1 chromosome 15, fAloSap1.pri, whole genome shotgun sequence containing:
- the LOC121683666 gene encoding E-selectin-like isoform X2; this encodes MGLLNAQSTKTYVCEKMRSWIFHQHSSMVTVALGITFIAISNDLLPSRMGVQAWTYNYTTDPLDWDSARLYCKKHFTDMVAIQNKDEIAYLNKTLPKPDKGYYWIGIRKRQEKWTWVGTNKVLTPEAENWAMGEPNDLGDGQDCVEIYIKRHKDTAKWNDENCKNKKGTICYTASCSKKSCQNGTCVETIGDFKCRCYLGFEGPRCERAVECPAVSDVPSGGSMNCSHPIPPHRCNSTCEFRCDEGFLLQGAQRTECDATGQWTHPAPNCTVVTCDPLLVPSEVHFTCENPLGASSYNSTCNFSCKAGHTLTGPANLTCLASGAWSAAAPVCEVVRCGQLNAPLNGKLQCQDPLEKFSYNSTCWSECDSGFILKGSSSTHCSTRGRWSHALPVCQAVECPAVSDAPSGGSMNCSHPISPNSFNSTCEFRCDEGFLLQGAQSTECDATGQWTHPAPNCTAVRCEHLKAPSNGTLRCQDPLEKFSYNSTCWSECDSGFILKGSSSTHCSTRGRWSHALPVCQVVTCDPLLVPSEVYFTCENPLGASSYNSTCNFSCKAGHTLTGPANLTCLASGAWSAAAPVCEVVRCGQLNDPLNGKLRCQDPLEKFSYNSTCWSECDSGFILKGSSSTHCSTRGRWSHALPVCQAVECPAVSDAPSGGSMNCSHPISPNSFNSTCEFRCDEGFLLQGAQSTECDATGQWTHPAPNCTAVRCEHLKAPSNGTLRCQDPLEKFSYNSTCWSECDSGFILKGSSSTHCSTRGRWSHALPVCQAVECPAVSDAPSGGSMNCSHPISPNSFNSTCEFRCDEGFLLQGAQSTECDATGQWTHPAPNCTVIERPLGAALLMYTAVGTASVLGLFGLIGVGLFVRHLMTKKASSSMGETLWNTGINPVFDVNI
- the LOC121683666 gene encoding E-selectin-like isoform X3; amino-acid sequence: MGLLNAQSTKTYVCEKMRSWIFHQHSSMVTVALGITFIAISNDLLPSRMGVQAWTYNYTTDPLDWDSARLYCKKHFTDMVAIQNKDEIAYLNKTLPKPDKGYYWIGIRKRQEKWTWVGTNKVLTPEAENWAMGEPNDLGDGQDCVEIYIKRHKDTAKWNDENCKNKKGTICYTASCSKKSCQNGTCVETIGDFKCRCYLGFEGPRCERAVECPAVSDVPSGGSMNCSHPIPPHRCNSTCEFRCDEGFLLQGAQRTECDATGQWTHPAPNCTVVTCDPLLVPSEVHFTCENPLGASSYNSTCNFSCKAGHTLTGPANLTCLASGAWSAAAPVCEVVRCGQLNAPLNGKLQCQDPLEKFSYNSTCWSECDSGFILKGSSSTHCSTRGRWSHALPVCQAVECPAVSDAPSGGSMNCSHPISPNSFNSTCEFRCDEGFLLQGAQSTECDATGQWTHPAPNCTAVRCEHLKAPSNGTLRCQDPLEKFSYNSTCWSECDSGFILKGSSSTHCSTRGRWSHALPVCQAVECPAVSDAPSGGSMNCSHPISPNSFNSTCEFRCDEGFLLQGAQSTECDATGQWTHPAPNCTAVRCEHLKAPSNGTLRCQDPLEKFSYNSTCWSECDSGFILKGSSSTHCSTRGRWSHALPVCQVVTCDPLLVPSEVYFTCENPLGASSYNSTCNFSCKAGHTLTGPANLTCLASGAWSAAAPVCEVVRCGQLNAPLNGKLRCQDPLEKFSYNSTCWSECDSGFILKGSSSTHCSTRGRWSHALPVCQAVECPAVSDAPSGGSMNCSHPISPNSFNSTCEFRCDEGFLLQGAQSTECDATGQWTHPAPNCTVIERPLGAALLMYTAVGTASVLGLFGLIGVGLFVRHLMTKKASSSMGETLWNTGINPVFDVNI